One genomic region from Anthonomus grandis grandis chromosome 1, icAntGran1.3, whole genome shotgun sequence encodes:
- the LOC126734611 gene encoding uncharacterized protein LOC126734611, whose protein sequence is MGSFKYDIVTLIELVESKPCLWDKHNENNKNKILRDKSWQEVFQCLEDGYDQHSQVEKKKNGELIMHKWSNIRDSLMLSLSLCELKVVKERKETSASIPNVNKKKSNNQKQTQVDIEGNILEQLNKLEKSQESPTQAARKYQHTDQEMLLLSFLPYVRDMNENEMFDLQMEVLQTIRKIKHHRGSLQQACTGTSTV, encoded by the exons ATGGGAAGTTTTAAATACGATATTGTGACCTTAATAGAACTTGTAGAATCCAAACCGTGTTTATGGGATAAGCacaatgaaaacaataagaacAAAATACTAAGAGATAAAAGTTGGCAAGAAGTTTTTCAGTGTTTAGAAGATGGTTATGATCAACATTCACAGGTCGAAAAGAAAAAGAACG gggAGTTAATAATGCACAAATGGTCTAATATCAGAGATTCGCTTATGTTATCGTTAAGTCTTTGCGAACTAAAAGTGGTCAAGGAGCGAAAAGAA ACATCTGCATCAATTCCTAATGTGAACAAGAAAAAGTCGAACAATCAAAAACAAACGCAAGTAGATATAGAGGGCAACATTTTGGAGCAACTAAATAAATTGGAGAAGTCACAGGAATCTCCTACTCAAGCAGCGCGCAAGTACCAGCACACCGACCAAGAAATGTTACTTTTATCCTTTTTACCATATGTACGAGATATGAACGAAAATGAGATGTTTGATCTTCAAATGGAAGTTCTACAAactatcaggaaaattaaacATCATCGCGGTTCACTTCAACAAGCTTGTACGGGAACTTCAACAGTATAA